A window of Anopheles cruzii unplaced genomic scaffold, idAnoCruzAS_RS32_06 scaffold00834_ctg1, whole genome shotgun sequence genomic DNA:
CATCGCAACTCCTTAGACACTATTCCTGTGGATCGCAGACTAACCGTATTCGCACTTTTCGTTACGCACAAACACTAAAGGTATTTCGAGGACGTATTATTGTTAAAAATTAGAATTACACAGCGCAAGGTCTTTTCTTTTGCAAGTTCACCGATTGTGTATTTTGTTCATAGAAAGTTTGTTTACGATTCGACTGTCAAACGCGTTCTTGCAGTCATGCACCAGCGATAAAAACCCATACATTTACACACTACATTCGTTTAGTACAAGCAACAAAGTTTATTACCTCGGACCTCGGAGATTAACCTTTATTAGAGTTCATAAAATCTTCGTTATGGAGATATATTTGATAGTAAAACtgtgaacacaacaaaacgaCTCATCTTCCATGTTAGGTTGAGAACAAAATTAATActtttgtaattaaatgtgTAAAATAGGGCGGTTGACGTAAAATTTGCTTGTTGTGTCGACTTGATGTAACTGTTTCTATACTTAAGACAAATGATTTTGGTCTTTATATATTTAATAGTAATATAAATGAAGGATTTTAAGCCTAAACACGTATGAAATACTGTAAACCAACGTTTTAATTAGTTTGGAACACGATTTGAACTCATTCGTATTCCTGCTTTGCGCTTCCGTTGTTCTTCGAGCCACTGCTCATGGTGAACCCGCTTGCGGTGCGTGTAGAGAGTAGTGTCGAAGCCGAACGTTTTGGGACAGTACGGACACTGGTAAAGCGGGCTTCTCGTGTGTGTCGTCATGTGTTCCTTAAGTTTAATCTTCTTCTTGAACGGCTTTCCACAGATCGTGCACGGAAAGCTGCGATCGGTACAAACGTTCGTGAGGTGCGCATATAGATTGCGCTTTGATTTGAATTCTTTTCCGCAAGACCCACAGCTCACTGGCGCCTGCTCCATGTGCATTCGTTTCATGTGCGTCGTTAAGTTGTACTTATTTCGTACCACGATGCCGCACAAGTTGCAGGTAACCTTCGTCGGTCGCAGGCCGACGCTATGCTCTTCCATATGATTATCCAACTGAAAGCGGCTTTTAAATGTTCTCGGACAGTGCTCACAAATGAAGCCGGCACCATGTACTGCGCGCTTATGATCTTCGATTGTGTATTTGCTGAACCTAAAAGAGTAAAACAAGCAATTGTAAGCATTTTAAAAGGTCTTATTTCACGTCGACACGTACGACTTATCACACTGATCGCATGGCACGTCCTTTGCGGTGTGCATTTTACGAATATGTGCTTTCAATCGCGCTTGGAAAGGGAAGCGTTTGCCGCATTCCTCACAACAGAATGTGCGCTCCTTGTGCTTGTTTTGTATGTGTTCCTTTATATTCTGATGCACTTCGGCACACACCccacaccggaaccgatcaGGATTCAGATGCATCtctttgtgttccaccagtTTCACGCGTGACCTAAACTTTTTTTCACATATCGGACACTTGATAATCGCCTCACCTTGGCCGTGAGCTCTTCGCATATGGCGATTTAATTCCTTTAAGTTAACGTACTCGATCAATGGCTCTCCGCTGGCCATCTTTACTGGATCACAAATTTCGCACACCAAGCGTTTGTAAAAGCTAAGAAGCTCCTCATCTACCTTTGTTTTACTAGTGCGACCGGTCTTGCTTAggtatttcttttttctgcctttGTTGGATGTTGTTGGTTTGGAGCTTTTTTCTTGAACGTTGTCCGTCGGAATTTTCCTCAAGTTAAGCAATCTTCTCCTATCATTTGTATCCAATATACTAACTTTAATGTCTTCTTCATTGTTTGCGGTTGTTTCTATTGCTATGTGTGGAGATATACTGGCCATTATTTCGTTCTTCAGTGTTAACTCTAGGTCTTTGCTCTCGAGATGTTCATCGTCCAATGGCTCTTGTTTAATGGCTACAAACTCCATCGCACAA
This region includes:
- the LOC128276273 gene encoding zinc finger protein 567-like — its product is MEAIKTELIMSSTTEEMITTSSATGDQKCSVCLKNGQCLKPSEIKTKGKHITDVISQHLGIKLAEFELTTICQRCWKLLAEFDEFYDMVNEAHRVLLETNIANVGEENICAMEFVAIKQEPLDDEHLESKDLELTLKNEIMASISPHIAIETTANNEEDIKVKKSSKPTTSNKGRKKKYLSKTGRTSKTKVDEELLSFYKRLVCEICDPVKMASGEPLIEYVNLKELNRHMRRAHGQGEAIIKCPICEKKFRSRVKLVEHKEMHLNPDRFRCGVCAEVHQNIKEHIQNKHKERTFCCEECGKRFPFQARLKAHIRKMHTAKDVPCDQCDKSFSKYTIEDHKRAVHGAGFICEHCPRTFKSRFQLDNHMEEHSVGLRPTKVTCNLCGIVVRNKYNLTTHMKRMHMEQAPVSCGSCGKEFKSKRNLYAHLTNVCTDRSFPCTICGKPFKKKIKLKEHMTTHTRSPLYQCPYCPKTFGFDTTLYTHRKRVHHEQWLEEQRKRKAGIRMSSNRVPN